The following coding sequences are from one Mesorhizobium onobrychidis window:
- a CDS encoding DUF1499 domain-containing protein has product MMENPERQTSRAAGWSRRTGAFSAVLLLTVLVGHRYELVETPAFLWVLGIVALLAAFALLFAGFAFSRLWNFGDRGGRDITVGTLLALLVLAPFGIAAYWAATSPPLRDISTDFDDPPVLDTSTRTGDMNALSPPTPGEQRLQTETYPLVTGRSYNLPFDRVLEAVETVLDRRDWQLTAAFPRAIGQSEVTINALAKSFLLSLPADVAIRVTDDGDAVIVDMRSATRYGRYDLGDNAARIVDFLTELDQEVAGQVGTAPVE; this is encoded by the coding sequence ATAATGGAAAATCCCGAGCGACAGACGTCGAGGGCGGCCGGCTGGTCGCGGCGGACAGGCGCTTTTTCGGCGGTCCTGCTCCTGACCGTTCTCGTCGGCCACCGATATGAGCTTGTTGAAACGCCGGCTTTCCTTTGGGTGCTCGGCATTGTCGCGCTGCTTGCCGCCTTTGCGCTGCTGTTCGCCGGATTTGCCTTTTCGAGACTGTGGAATTTCGGCGACCGTGGCGGTCGCGATATCACCGTCGGCACGTTGCTGGCACTGCTGGTGCTTGCTCCCTTTGGTATCGCTGCCTACTGGGCAGCGACTTCTCCGCCGCTCAGGGATATCTCGACGGATTTCGACGATCCGCCGGTGCTCGACACCAGCACCCGGACCGGGGATATGAACGCGCTTTCGCCACCGACCCCGGGCGAGCAGCGCCTGCAGACCGAGACCTATCCGCTTGTCACCGGACGCAGCTACAATCTGCCTTTCGATCGGGTCCTGGAGGCAGTCGAAACCGTGCTCGACCGTCGGGATTGGCAGCTAACGGCGGCGTTTCCCCGTGCGATCGGGCAAAGCGAGGTGACGATCAACGCCCTGGCCAAGAGCTTCCTCCTCAGCCTTCCCGCCGACGTCGCCATCCGTGTGACCGACGATGGCGATGCAGTCATTGTCGACATGCGTTCGGCCACACGTTATGGCCGCTACGACCTTGGCGACAATGCGGCCCGCATCGTGGATTTCCTCACCGAGCTGGATCAGGAAGTCGCCGGCCAGGTCGGCACGGCCCCGGTCGAGTGA
- a CDS encoding fatty-acid--CoA ligase, translating into MLGLMQEWPLLCHKLIDNAARQHGEREIVSRSIEGPISRTSYAEIHRRALQVAERLERDGFGLGDRIATLAWNTARHIEAWYGIMGVGAIYHTLNPRLFPEQIVWIMNNAEDKAIFVDLTFMPLLEKIAGAVKSLRKVIVLTDKAHMPQTALPNAVAYEEWLDEADGAFAWKTFDENTAAGMCYTSGTTGDPKGVLYSHRSNVLHAMIAAMPDAMGLSSRDTILPVVPMFHANAWGLGQSAPMIGAKLVMPGCKMDGASIYELLDTEKVTFSAAVPTVWLMLLQHLEETGKELPYLKKVVIGGSSCPRAITTKFQDNYDVEVIHAWGMTEMSPLGTLCTMKPGYAGLEGEARLDVQGKQGYPPFGVEMKVTDDDNKEQPWDGKTFGRLKVRGPAVARAYYGGIGSEQFDEEGWFDTGDVAHIDPSGYMQITDRAKDVIKSGGEWISTIELENLAVGHPDVAEAAAIGIQHSKWGERPLLVVVRKPGREPTKTDILAFMDGKVAKWWVPDDVAFVGEIPHTATGKIQKTTLRQQFRDYRLPTD; encoded by the coding sequence ATGCTCGGACTGATGCAGGAATGGCCGCTGCTTTGCCACAAGCTCATCGACAACGCAGCCAGGCAGCACGGCGAACGCGAGATCGTATCGCGCTCGATCGAGGGCCCGATTTCCCGGACCAGTTACGCCGAAATTCATCGCCGCGCCTTGCAGGTCGCCGAGCGGCTCGAGCGTGACGGTTTTGGGCTTGGCGACCGCATCGCCACATTGGCCTGGAATACGGCGCGCCACATCGAAGCCTGGTACGGCATCATGGGTGTCGGCGCGATCTATCACACGCTCAATCCGCGCCTGTTTCCCGAGCAGATCGTCTGGATCATGAACAATGCCGAAGATAAGGCGATCTTCGTCGATCTGACATTCATGCCGCTGCTTGAAAAGATCGCCGGCGCGGTCAAATCGCTGAGAAAGGTGATCGTGCTGACCGACAAGGCGCACATGCCGCAAACGGCGCTGCCGAATGCCGTTGCCTACGAGGAATGGCTTGACGAAGCCGACGGCGCATTCGCCTGGAAGACGTTCGATGAAAACACCGCCGCCGGCATGTGCTACACCTCGGGCACGACAGGCGATCCGAAAGGCGTCCTCTACAGCCATCGCTCGAACGTGCTGCACGCGATGATCGCGGCGATGCCCGACGCGATGGGCCTCTCGTCGCGCGACACCATACTGCCGGTCGTGCCGATGTTCCACGCCAACGCCTGGGGCCTTGGCCAGAGCGCGCCGATGATCGGCGCCAAGCTGGTCATGCCTGGCTGCAAGATGGACGGCGCCTCGATCTACGAGTTGCTCGACACCGAAAAGGTGACGTTCAGCGCCGCCGTGCCGACAGTGTGGCTGATGCTGCTCCAGCATCTGGAGGAGACCGGCAAGGAACTTCCCTATCTGAAGAAGGTCGTCATCGGCGGCTCATCCTGCCCGCGCGCGATCACGACGAAGTTCCAGGACAATTACGATGTTGAGGTCATCCATGCATGGGGCATGACCGAAATGTCGCCGCTCGGCACCTTGTGCACCATGAAGCCGGGCTATGCCGGGCTTGAAGGCGAAGCCAGGCTCGACGTCCAGGGCAAGCAGGGCTATCCGCCTTTCGGCGTCGAAATGAAGGTGACGGACGATGACAACAAGGAGCAGCCATGGGACGGCAAGACATTCGGACGCTTGAAGGTCCGCGGACCGGCTGTAGCGCGCGCCTATTATGGCGGCATCGGATCCGAACAGTTCGATGAAGAAGGCTGGTTCGATACCGGTGACGTCGCCCATATCGACCCGAGCGGCTATATGCAGATCACCGATCGCGCCAAGGACGTCATCAAGTCGGGCGGCGAATGGATTTCGACCATCGAGCTCGAGAATCTCGCGGTCGGTCATCCGGATGTGGCGGAGGCGGCCGCCATCGGCATCCAGCATTCGAAATGGGGCGAACGGCCGTTGCTTGTCGTCGTCCGCAAGCCGGGCCGGGAGCCGACCAAGACGGATATCCTCGCCTTCATGGACGGCAAGGTGGCGAAGTGGTGGGTGCCGGATGACGTCGCCTTCGTCGGCGAAATTCCCCATACCGCTACCGGCAAGATCCAGAAGACCACCTTGCGCCAGCAGTTCAGGGACTATCGCCTGCCGACGGATTGA
- a CDS encoding LacI family DNA-binding transcriptional regulator, with protein sequence MAVSKSAGAFANEVGRTMANLKQIAAELSLSVTTVSRALKDGPEVQPSTIARVKEAAKRVGYLPNHHGLALKTGRTLMLTAVLPMETRDHLSDLLKLPLIEGMTLAARQAGYSLSIYSTTPDDDPVESVQRQLQARSTDGLIITRLVSGDPRVKLLLDKRMPFVAFGRTDLDTAYPYVDVDNEQIAYEATRRLMDKGCRRIALQLLVPEDQASAMRLSGYGRAMAEAGIPIDQSLIGHGMFTMESSAAWFDRLLACSDPPTGLACANELGLLGALHVLGRRGLVPGSDVHIVTRDSTRLARFLPAKIGIHSVDMAGVGRKLIEVLESRIINPLGPMETVLMQGRFEPAE encoded by the coding sequence ATGGCGGTCAGCAAATCAGCCGGCGCTTTCGCAAATGAAGTCGGGCGAACAATGGCCAATCTAAAGCAGATCGCGGCGGAACTTTCCCTCTCGGTGACCACGGTGTCCCGCGCTCTGAAGGATGGGCCGGAAGTGCAGCCCTCGACCATAGCCCGCGTCAAGGAGGCGGCTAAGCGGGTCGGCTACCTGCCAAATCATCATGGTCTTGCGCTCAAAACCGGTCGAACGCTGATGCTGACGGCAGTACTCCCGATGGAGACACGAGACCATCTCTCCGATCTGTTGAAGCTTCCTTTAATCGAAGGCATGACGCTGGCGGCGCGGCAAGCCGGTTATAGTCTGTCCATCTATTCCACCACTCCCGACGACGATCCCGTCGAGAGTGTTCAGCGGCAGCTTCAGGCGCGCAGCACAGACGGACTGATCATCACGCGCTTGGTGTCGGGTGATCCGCGCGTCAAGCTGCTGCTGGACAAACGCATGCCATTCGTCGCGTTTGGAAGAACCGACCTGGATACCGCGTATCCTTATGTCGATGTCGACAATGAACAGATTGCCTACGAGGCAACCCGACGGCTCATGGATAAGGGCTGTCGACGCATTGCACTGCAACTTCTGGTTCCGGAGGATCAGGCAAGTGCCATGCGTCTTTCCGGCTATGGAAGGGCAATGGCCGAGGCCGGTATTCCGATCGACCAATCGCTGATCGGTCATGGCATGTTCACCATGGAATCGAGCGCAGCCTGGTTCGATCGCTTGCTGGCTTGTTCAGATCCGCCGACAGGCCTGGCATGCGCCAACGAACTGGGCCTTCTAGGGGCGTTACACGTTCTCGGCAGAAGAGGTCTTGTGCCGGGGAGCGACGTCCACATTGTTACTCGTGACAGCACGCGGCTGGCACGCTTCCTGCCGGCAAAGATCGGAATTCATTCCGTGGACATGGCGGGTGTTGGACGCAAACTTATCGAAGTCCTGGAGAGCCGGATCATCAATCCGCTTGGGCCGATGGAGACAGTCTTGATGCAAGGCAGATTCGAGCCGGCCGAATAG